In the Streptomyces formicae genome, one interval contains:
- the legP gene encoding Dot/Icm T4SS effector Zinc-dependent metalloprotease LegP, producing MPASESRVSGEGHGEFRSSRDVKTGLIDGTSFQIKPVQYVDIDGLAVFEGDIVLGTVAEVERRTSELRAESEGKVPESAVVITGQQFRWPNALVPFEIDGNLPNQQRVTDAIAHWQSRTRMRFVQRTPANQAQFPDFVRFVPGGGCSSFVGRQGGSQSITLGTGCTTGNCIHEIGHAVGLWHEQSREDRDQFVTIVWANITQGFEHNFDQHITDGDDVGPYDYGSIMHYPRDAFSSNGQDTIVPTVQGAAIGQRTGLSTDDIAAVHAMYGPSPAAGPVVSWESDRLDVFTTGTDSALYHKWWDGRAWGPNVKGWESLGGTFTSAPTSVAWAHDRLDLFARGTDFALFHKWWNGSAWGPGVKDWESLGGICTSAPEAVSWGPDRLDLFVTGTDAATYHKWWNGSSWGPSVKGWESLGGICMTKPKAVAWGANRLDLFVIGTDSALYHKWWDGNAWGPSVKGWESLGGTCMSEPVAVSWGQNRLDLFVIGTDSALYHKWWDGNAWGPGVKGWESLGGTCEGTPAAVAWGNNRLDLFVIGTDSALFHKWWDGNAWGPSVKGWESLGGTCTSSPSAVSWEPNRLDLFVRGTDSALFHKWWDGKAWGPGLKDWESLGGVLTHFTD from the coding sequence ATGCCTGCTTCAGAGTCACGAGTTTCCGGTGAGGGTCACGGGGAGTTCCGCTCCTCGCGGGACGTGAAGACCGGGCTGATCGACGGAACGAGCTTCCAGATCAAGCCGGTGCAGTACGTGGACATCGACGGACTCGCCGTGTTCGAGGGCGACATCGTGCTCGGCACCGTGGCGGAAGTCGAGCGCCGCACCTCGGAATTGCGGGCGGAATCGGAAGGGAAAGTACCGGAGTCGGCTGTCGTCATCACCGGACAGCAGTTCCGCTGGCCCAATGCCCTGGTGCCCTTCGAAATCGACGGGAACCTGCCGAACCAGCAGCGGGTGACCGACGCGATCGCGCACTGGCAGTCCCGCACCCGGATGCGCTTCGTGCAGCGCACGCCCGCCAATCAGGCGCAGTTCCCCGACTTCGTGCGCTTCGTGCCGGGCGGCGGCTGTTCCTCCTTCGTGGGCCGTCAGGGCGGATCGCAGAGCATCACCCTCGGCACCGGCTGCACGACGGGCAACTGCATTCACGAGATCGGGCACGCGGTCGGCCTGTGGCACGAGCAGAGCCGTGAGGACAGGGACCAGTTCGTGACGATCGTCTGGGCCAACATCACCCAGGGGTTCGAGCACAACTTCGACCAGCACATCACGGACGGCGACGACGTGGGTCCCTACGACTACGGCTCGATCATGCACTACCCCCGGGACGCCTTCTCCAGCAACGGCCAGGACACCATCGTCCCGACCGTGCAGGGCGCAGCGATCGGTCAGCGCACCGGTCTGAGCACGGACGACATCGCCGCCGTGCACGCGATGTACGGCCCCTCGCCCGCCGCGGGACCCGTGGTGTCGTGGGAGTCGGACCGCCTCGACGTCTTCACGACGGGCACCGACTCGGCGCTGTACCACAAGTGGTGGGACGGCAGGGCCTGGGGCCCGAACGTCAAGGGCTGGGAGTCCCTCGGCGGAACCTTCACCAGTGCCCCGACGTCCGTGGCGTGGGCGCACGACAGGCTCGACCTGTTCGCCAGGGGCACCGACTTCGCGCTGTTCCACAAGTGGTGGAACGGCAGCGCGTGGGGCCCGGGCGTCAAGGACTGGGAATCCCTCGGCGGAATCTGCACCAGTGCGCCCGAGGCCGTTTCCTGGGGGCCTGACAGGCTCGATCTCTTCGTGACGGGGACCGACGCGGCGACGTACCACAAGTGGTGGAACGGGAGCTCCTGGGGACCCAGCGTCAAGGGCTGGGAATCGCTCGGCGGAATCTGCATGACCAAGCCCAAAGCCGTTGCCTGGGGCGCGAATCGACTCGATCTCTTTGTGATCGGTACCGATTCGGCGCTCTACCACAAGTGGTGGGACGGAAACGCGTGGGGCCCGAGCGTCAAGGGCTGGGAATCCCTCGGCGGAACCTGCATGAGTGAACCCGTGGCTGTTTCCTGGGGACAGAACAGGCTCGACCTGTTCGTGATCGGAACCGATTCTGCGCTCTACCACAAATGGTGGGACGGAAACGCGTGGGGACCCGGCGTCAAAGGCTGGGAATCCCTCGGCGGAACCTGCGAGGGCACGCCCGCAGCCGTCGCATGGGGAAACAACCGCCTCGACCTGTTCGTCATCGGGACGGACTCCGCGCTGTTCCACAAGTGGTGGGACGGAAACGCGTGGGGCCCGAGCGTCAAGGGCTGGGAATCCCTCGGCGGAACCTGCACGAGTTCGCCTTCGGCGGTCTCCTGGGAGCCGAACCGGCTGGACCTGTTCGTCAGGGGAACCGACTCGGCGCTGTTCCACAAGTGGTGGGACGGCAAGGCGTGGGGGCCCGGCCTCAAGGACTGGGAGTCCCTCGGCGGCGTCCTGACCCATTTCACGGACTGA
- a CDS encoding hydroxysqualene dehydroxylase has protein sequence MGRSGAEGSTRRGFVAGAAAVGGAAALGVGAGALTAAAAAPGAPRARQSVAVLGGGVAGLTAAHELAERGFAVTVYERRALGGKARSMDVPHSAKGNRKPLPGEHGFRFIPGIYHNLPDTMRRIPFPGNANGVWDNLAAPREMSFARTGREDIRMPIPWPGSEPEQLTLDDIARALTALLDTAFNLPGHEIAYFVNRALVFLTSCDERRDDDWESTPWWEFVRAERMSKDYQRILAIGVTRNIVATKAEVASTRTVGTLGEAFVLNALGQGADGPPDRILNAPTNEAWIDPWVTHLTSLGVEFKIGWTVRELAFGGGRITKTVVEDPQGARRDITADHYVQAMPVEHARKTWSSELKAADPQLARCDKLETDWMTGIQFYLTERPPVVKGHFNCIDSPWSLTGIAQAGHWPERDFPADYGDGAAVECLSVDISEWDKPGMLYGKTAKQCTRDEVAKEVWAQLKAALNDTGKTVLSDSKLHSWFLDPGVDGLGTPNPTNEDQLLIHPVGTLHNRPSAATKIPNLFLSGDYVSVDIDLATMEGANASARQAVNALLERAGSDQKPCTVTPLYRVPAIELLKRHDRTRYRLGLRNALDLG, from the coding sequence ATGGGGCGCAGTGGTGCCGAGGGCAGTACGCGACGGGGGTTCGTCGCGGGGGCGGCGGCGGTCGGCGGCGCGGCCGCGCTGGGTGTGGGGGCGGGGGCGCTGACCGCGGCGGCGGCCGCTCCCGGGGCCCCGCGCGCGCGGCAGTCCGTTGCCGTGCTCGGCGGCGGCGTGGCGGGCCTGACCGCCGCGCACGAACTGGCCGAACGCGGCTTCGCCGTCACGGTCTACGAGCGCAGGGCCCTCGGCGGCAAGGCCCGCAGCATGGACGTACCGCACAGCGCGAAGGGCAACCGCAAGCCGCTGCCGGGCGAGCACGGCTTCCGCTTCATCCCGGGGATCTACCACAACCTCCCCGACACCATGCGGCGCATCCCCTTCCCCGGCAACGCGAACGGCGTGTGGGACAACCTCGCCGCACCCCGCGAGATGTCGTTCGCGCGCACCGGCCGCGAGGACATCCGGATGCCGATCCCGTGGCCGGGCAGCGAGCCGGAGCAGCTGACGCTCGACGACATCGCGCGGGCGCTCACCGCGCTGCTCGACACCGCCTTCAACCTGCCGGGCCACGAGATCGCGTACTTCGTGAACCGCGCCCTGGTCTTCCTGACCAGCTGCGACGAACGCCGCGACGACGACTGGGAGTCGACGCCCTGGTGGGAGTTCGTGCGCGCCGAGCGGATGTCGAAGGACTACCAGCGCATCCTCGCGATCGGCGTCACCCGCAACATCGTGGCGACCAAGGCCGAGGTGGCGAGCACCCGCACCGTCGGCACCCTCGGCGAGGCGTTCGTCCTCAACGCGCTCGGCCAGGGCGCCGACGGCCCGCCCGACCGCATCCTGAACGCGCCGACGAACGAGGCGTGGATCGACCCGTGGGTGACCCACCTCACGTCCCTCGGCGTGGAGTTCAAGATCGGCTGGACCGTGCGCGAGCTGGCGTTCGGCGGCGGCCGTATCACCAAGACCGTGGTCGAGGACCCCCAAGGCGCACGGCGTGACATCACCGCCGACCACTACGTCCAGGCGATGCCCGTGGAGCACGCGCGCAAGACCTGGAGCAGCGAACTGAAGGCCGCCGACCCGCAGTTGGCGCGCTGCGACAAGCTGGAGACGGACTGGATGACGGGCATCCAGTTCTATCTGACGGAGCGTCCGCCCGTGGTCAAGGGCCACTTCAACTGCATCGACTCGCCCTGGTCGCTGACCGGCATCGCGCAGGCGGGCCACTGGCCCGAGCGCGACTTCCCCGCCGACTACGGGGACGGCGCCGCGGTCGAGTGCCTTTCGGTGGACATCTCCGAGTGGGACAAGCCCGGCATGCTGTACGGCAAGACGGCCAAGCAGTGCACCAGGGACGAGGTCGCCAAGGAGGTGTGGGCGCAGCTCAAGGCCGCGCTCAACGACACCGGCAAGACGGTGCTGAGCGACAGCAAGCTGCACTCGTGGTTCCTCGACCCCGGCGTCGACGGCCTCGGCACCCCGAACCCGACCAACGAGGACCAGCTCCTCATCCATCCCGTGGGCACCCTGCACAACCGCCCTTCGGCCGCCACGAAGATCCCCAACCTCTTCCTCTCCGGCGACTACGTCTCGGTCGACATCGACCTGGCGACGATGGAGGGCGCCAACGCGTCGGCCCGTCAGGCGGTCAACGCCCTGCTGGAGAGGGCCGGTTCGGACCAGAAGCCGTGCACGGTCACCCCGTTGTACCGGGTCCCCGCGATCGAGCTGCTCAAGCGCCACGACCGCACCCGCTACCGGCTCGGTCTGCGCAACGCCCTGGATCTGGGCTGA
- a CDS encoding CoA transferase subunit A: protein MDKVVATAADAVADAGDGASFAVGGFGLSGVPGELIRALHTAGVTELHVVSNNCGAMDSGLAVLLSAGRIARVTGSYIGANKEFARQYLGGELEVEMIPQGTLAERLRAGGAGIPAFYTPAGVGTQVADGGLPWRYDGAGGVQVASPPKEVRAFDGTEYVLEHGIRTDFALVRAARGDRHGNLVFAKSARNFNPLAAMAGRVTIAEVEELVEPGALDPDEVHLPGIFVQRVLALTPEQAADKGIEKRTVSN from the coding sequence ATGGACAAGGTGGTGGCCACGGCCGCCGACGCGGTGGCCGACGCCGGGGACGGCGCGTCGTTCGCGGTCGGCGGCTTCGGCCTGAGCGGGGTGCCGGGCGAGCTGATACGGGCGCTGCACACGGCGGGCGTCACGGAGCTGCACGTGGTGTCCAACAACTGCGGAGCGATGGACTCCGGACTCGCCGTGCTGCTCTCCGCGGGCCGGATCGCCCGCGTGACCGGCTCCTACATCGGCGCCAACAAGGAGTTCGCCCGTCAGTACCTGGGCGGCGAGCTGGAGGTCGAGATGATCCCCCAGGGCACCCTCGCCGAGCGGCTGCGGGCGGGCGGCGCGGGCATCCCCGCCTTCTACACCCCGGCCGGCGTGGGCACCCAGGTGGCCGACGGCGGACTGCCCTGGCGCTACGACGGCGCGGGCGGGGTCCAGGTGGCGTCGCCACCCAAGGAGGTGCGCGCGTTCGACGGCACGGAGTACGTCCTGGAGCACGGCATCCGCACCGACTTCGCCCTCGTACGGGCGGCCAGGGGCGACCGGCACGGCAACCTCGTCTTCGCCAAGTCCGCGCGGAACTTCAACCCCCTGGCCGCGATGGCGGGCCGCGTGACGATCGCCGAGGTGGAGGAGCTCGTGGAGCCGGGCGCGCTCGACCCCGACGAGGTGCACCTGCCCGGGATCTTCGTGCAGCGGGTCCTCGCGCTCACCCCCGAGCAGGCGGCCGACAAGGGCATCGAGAAGCGGACGGTGAGCAACTGA
- a CDS encoding DUF3048 domain-containing protein produces MRRRTHTRIRAGAAVAIALAALMSGCTIEPDGGADGKPPPGAGDGGTVLAVKIDNVGPARPQTGIDAADVVYVEQVEAGLSRLMAIFASHVPDVIGPVRSARETDLELLRQFDDPVLAFSGAQSKLLPLIADARLRARPPGKAPGAAYYRGGGKAAPHDLFLRPAALKAAPSAGGLASTGFRFGPRPAGGTPETRRTVRFPAARFTFDWVEYEGRWRIAMDGERARTSAGKELSASTVVVQYVKIRESRFHDRSGNVSPFSETVGSGTARVLRDGRAYDARWKRPTAEDGTEFTTADGAALPFAKGQVWVVYAKA; encoded by the coding sequence ATGAGACGGCGGACGCACACGCGGATACGGGCCGGGGCGGCGGTGGCGATCGCGCTCGCCGCCCTGATGTCCGGCTGCACGATCGAGCCCGACGGCGGGGCGGACGGCAAGCCTCCGCCGGGCGCGGGCGACGGCGGCACCGTGCTCGCCGTGAAGATCGACAACGTGGGTCCCGCGCGCCCGCAGACCGGCATCGACGCCGCGGACGTCGTCTATGTCGAGCAGGTGGAGGCGGGCCTCAGCCGGCTGATGGCGATCTTCGCCTCGCACGTGCCGGACGTGATCGGTCCGGTGCGCAGCGCGCGCGAGACGGATCTCGAACTGCTGCGGCAGTTCGACGATCCGGTGCTCGCGTTCTCCGGTGCGCAGTCCAAGCTCCTCCCGCTGATCGCCGACGCGCGCCTGCGGGCACGGCCGCCCGGCAAGGCGCCCGGCGCCGCCTACTACCGGGGCGGCGGCAAGGCCGCACCGCACGATCTGTTCCTGCGTCCCGCCGCCCTGAAGGCCGCGCCGAGCGCGGGCGGGCTCGCGAGCACCGGGTTCCGGTTCGGCCCGCGCCCGGCGGGCGGCACGCCGGAGACCCGGCGCACGGTCCGCTTCCCCGCGGCCCGCTTCACCTTCGACTGGGTGGAGTACGAGGGGCGTTGGCGCATCGCGATGGACGGCGAGCGGGCCCGTACGTCCGCGGGCAAGGAGCTCAGCGCGTCCACCGTCGTCGTGCAGTACGTGAAGATCCGCGAGTCCCGCTTCCACGACCGCTCGGGCAACGTGTCGCCGTTCAGCGAGACGGTGGGCTCGGGCACAGCGCGGGTGCTGCGGGACGGCAGGGCCTACGACGCGCGCTGGAAGCGGCCGACGGCCGAGGACGGCACGGAGTTCACGACGGCGGACGGTGCCGCGCTGCCCTTCGCCAAGGGGCAGGTGTGGGTGGTGTACGCGAAGGCGTGA
- the ligD gene encoding non-homologous end-joining DNA ligase translates to MGAAKGKSAAVEIDTGERTVRLSSPDRVVFPERGFTKRDLAEYFVAVGPGILRALRNRPTTLERYPEGVSGESFYQKRAPKNLPDWIPTGTIAFPSGRTADEICPTEVAAVIWAAQYGTLTFHPWPVRREDADHPDELRIDLDPQPGTDYADAVRAAHELRAVLAEFGGLVGWPKTSGGRGLHVFVPIEPRWTFTEVRRAAIACGRELERRMPDAVTTAWWKEERGARIFVDYNQTARDRTIASAYSVRARPHAPVSAPLRWDEVDDAVPEDFDIGTMPARFAELGDVHADMEDRAHSLDALLDLAERDERDRDLGDLPYPPEYPKMPGEPKRVQPSRARHED, encoded by the coding sequence ATGGGTGCAGCCAAGGGCAAGAGTGCGGCCGTGGAGATCGACACGGGGGAGCGGACGGTGCGGCTCTCCAGTCCGGACCGGGTCGTCTTTCCCGAGCGGGGGTTCACCAAGCGGGACCTCGCCGAGTACTTCGTGGCCGTCGGCCCCGGCATCCTGCGCGCGCTCAGGAACCGCCCCACGACCCTGGAGCGCTACCCGGAGGGCGTGAGCGGCGAGTCCTTCTACCAGAAGCGCGCCCCGAAGAACCTGCCCGACTGGATCCCGACGGGCACCATCGCCTTCCCCAGTGGGCGCACCGCCGACGAGATCTGCCCGACCGAGGTGGCGGCCGTGATCTGGGCCGCGCAGTACGGGACGCTCACCTTCCATCCCTGGCCGGTGCGGCGCGAGGACGCCGACCACCCGGACGAACTCCGCATCGACCTCGATCCGCAGCCGGGCACGGACTACGCCGACGCGGTGCGGGCCGCGCACGAACTCCGCGCGGTTCTGGCCGAGTTCGGGGGACTGGTCGGGTGGCCCAAGACGTCCGGCGGGCGCGGCCTGCACGTCTTCGTGCCGATCGAGCCGCGCTGGACCTTCACCGAGGTGCGGCGGGCCGCGATCGCCTGCGGGCGGGAACTGGAGCGGCGGATGCCGGACGCGGTGACGACGGCGTGGTGGAAGGAGGAGCGCGGCGCGCGGATCTTCGTGGACTACAACCAGACGGCCCGCGACCGCACCATCGCCTCCGCCTACTCGGTTCGGGCCCGTCCGCACGCCCCGGTCTCCGCGCCGCTGCGCTGGGACGAGGTCGACGACGCCGTCCCCGAGGACTTCGACATCGGCACCATGCCCGCGCGCTTCGCCGAACTCGGCGACGTCCACGCGGACATGGAGGACCGGGCCCACTCCCTGGACGCCCTCCTCGACCTCGCAGAGCGGGACGAGCGGGACCGGGACCTGGGTGACCTGCCGTACCCGCCGGAGTACCCGAAGATGCCGGGCGAACCGAAGCGGGTGCAGCCGAGCCGGGCCAGACACGAGGACTGA
- a CDS encoding ATP-dependent DNA ligase — protein MDLPVTPPVKPMLAKPVAKIPPDMQYEAKWDGFRAIVYRDGDEVELGSRTGKPLTRYFPELVAALRERLPARCVLDGEIVIARDGRLDFDALTERIHPAESRVALLAERTPASFVAFDLLALGDDALLDTPLTERRATLEQALSGVTAPVHIAPATRDPEVARRWFEQFEGAGLDGVIAKPLDLLYRQDERLMFKIKHARTADCVVAGYRFHKSGPVVGSLLLGLYDDGGVLQHVGVCAAFPMKRRAELVEELEPLRMESTQGHPWAAWTDEAAHESARLPGAPSRWSGKKDLSWVALRPERVCEVAYDHMEGGRRFRHTARFRTWRPDRTPEGCTFAQLEEPVRYDLTDVLGPQR, from the coding sequence ATGGACCTGCCGGTGACGCCCCCCGTGAAGCCCATGCTCGCCAAGCCCGTGGCGAAGATCCCGCCGGACATGCAGTACGAGGCCAAGTGGGACGGGTTCCGGGCGATCGTCTACCGCGACGGGGACGAGGTCGAGCTCGGCAGCCGTACGGGCAAGCCGCTGACCCGCTACTTCCCCGAGCTGGTGGCCGCCCTGCGGGAGCGGCTTCCGGCACGCTGCGTGCTGGACGGCGAGATCGTGATCGCCAGGGACGGGCGGCTCGACTTCGACGCGCTCACGGAGCGCATCCATCCCGCCGAGTCGCGCGTCGCCCTGCTCGCGGAGCGGACCCCGGCCTCCTTCGTCGCCTTCGACCTGCTCGCCCTCGGCGACGACGCGCTGCTCGACACGCCGCTCACCGAGCGCCGGGCCACTCTGGAGCAGGCCCTGTCCGGCGTCACGGCCCCCGTCCACATCGCCCCGGCGACCAGGGACCCCGAGGTGGCGCGGCGGTGGTTCGAGCAGTTCGAGGGCGCGGGCCTGGACGGCGTGATCGCCAAGCCGCTCGACCTGCTCTACCGGCAGGACGAACGCCTCATGTTCAAGATCAAGCACGCCCGCACGGCGGACTGCGTGGTCGCGGGGTACCGCTTCCACAAGAGCGGGCCCGTCGTCGGCTCGCTGCTGCTCGGTCTCTACGACGACGGGGGCGTCCTGCAGCACGTCGGCGTCTGTGCGGCGTTCCCCATGAAGCGGCGGGCCGAGCTCGTCGAGGAGCTGGAGCCGCTGCGGATGGAGTCGACGCAGGGGCACCCGTGGGCGGCCTGGACCGACGAGGCGGCCCACGAGAGCGCCCGCCTGCCCGGCGCCCCGAGCCGCTGGTCGGGCAAGAAGGACCTCTCCTGGGTGGCGCTGCGCCCGGAACGGGTCTGCGAAGTGGCGTACGACCACATGGAGGGCGGCCGGCGCTTCCGCCACACGGCCCGCTTCCGCACCTGGCGCCCCGACCGCACCCCGGAGGGCTGCACCTTCGCCCAGTTGGAGGAGCCGGTGCGCTACGACCTCACGGACGTGCTCGGGCCACAGCGCTGA
- a CDS encoding OmpL47-type beta-barrel domain-containing protein, with amino-acid sequence MRSPTKSPTRRRLWTALFAALLMVLGLTSTSATARPDNTGISADQTLNWTADNDITKYKSAPTTAVAGKTTIVFENSEATGNTTGMPHTLTFDVSDPEYNNDVKLNLLANPYDAQGGKQTAEVTLTPGRYRYHCTIPGHESMQGILVVTEGGGEDTTAPEVSAKVEGTTNSDGAYVGSAAVAVTATDAGSGVDRIEYAVGADGAWQPYTAPVVVDQVGTHKIRYRASDKAGNVAAEKAADFTVVAPPTDDKTPPETSATVSGEKNDQGQYVSMATVTVTASDTGSGVNKIEYAVGDGAWTTYAAPVMVHETGTHKVRYRATDKAGNQAAEKSVEFTVVTPPVQDKTPPETSAKVDGDKDSDGAYLGRAKVTVTATDADSGVAKVEYSLDGGPYLAYEAPVVVDRVGRHTVAYRASDKAGNTAGAKTVSFTVSEGGGVPAPNCPEFDERLTVIVGTVDTGIPNRVTNNRCRINELIEDEKEWTSHALFLKHVKGVTDKLLKTGEIDQREYNKINRAAKQSGIGKPGQTDGYRKLFDGTQASLNKWEQVGGGKFGLNADGTITSSTTVQGMGMLWFPERKYGDFSLKLQWRDDAPGNGNTNSGVFVRFPQVHDHPEESRPEWVAIKYGHEIQVHDRPDGDMYKTASIYGFDRVGLAGAGVTPKGTWNDYEIRVVDQHYSVYRNGVLLNEFDNTGGQEFVPARSDDPGTDGRRFASGYVGLQVHGVTDVVSYRDIRIKEL; translated from the coding sequence ATGCGCTCCCCCACGAAGTCCCCCACGAGGCGAAGACTGTGGACGGCTCTGTTCGCCGCGCTCCTGATGGTGCTCGGCCTGACCTCGACCTCGGCGACGGCACGTCCCGACAACACCGGGATCTCCGCCGACCAGACACTGAACTGGACCGCGGACAACGACATCACCAAGTACAAGTCGGCGCCCACGACGGCGGTGGCGGGCAAGACGACGATCGTCTTCGAGAACAGCGAGGCGACCGGCAACACCACCGGCATGCCGCACACGCTGACGTTCGACGTCTCCGACCCCGAGTACAACAACGACGTCAAGCTGAACCTCCTGGCCAACCCCTATGACGCCCAGGGCGGCAAGCAGACCGCCGAGGTCACCCTCACTCCGGGCCGCTACCGCTACCACTGCACGATTCCCGGGCACGAATCGATGCAGGGCATCCTCGTGGTGACCGAAGGCGGCGGCGAGGACACCACCGCGCCGGAGGTCTCGGCCAAGGTGGAGGGCACCACCAACTCCGATGGCGCGTACGTCGGTTCGGCGGCGGTCGCGGTCACGGCGACGGACGCCGGGTCGGGCGTCGACAGAATCGAGTACGCGGTCGGGGCCGACGGCGCCTGGCAGCCGTACACCGCGCCCGTGGTCGTCGACCAGGTCGGCACCCACAAGATCCGCTACCGGGCTTCCGACAAGGCGGGCAACGTCGCGGCGGAGAAGGCCGCGGACTTCACCGTGGTCGCGCCGCCCACGGACGACAAGACGCCGCCCGAGACCTCGGCCACGGTGAGTGGCGAAAAGAACGACCAGGGCCAGTACGTGAGCATGGCGACCGTCACGGTGACGGCGTCCGACACCGGGTCCGGCGTCAACAAGATCGAGTACGCGGTCGGGGACGGCGCCTGGACGACGTACGCCGCGCCGGTCATGGTCCACGAGACGGGCACCCACAAGGTCCGCTACCGGGCGACCGACAAGGCCGGGAACCAGGCGGCCGAGAAGTCCGTCGAGTTCACGGTGGTCACGCCGCCGGTCCAGGACAAGACGCCGCCGGAGACCTCGGCGAAGGTCGACGGCGACAAGGACTCGGACGGCGCCTACCTCGGCAGGGCGAAGGTCACGGTCACCGCGACCGACGCCGACTCGGGCGTCGCCAAGGTCGAGTACTCCCTGGACGGCGGGCCCTACCTCGCCTACGAGGCGCCGGTCGTCGTCGACCGCGTGGGGCGGCACACCGTGGCGTACCGGGCGAGCGACAAGGCGGGCAACACGGCCGGGGCGAAGACCGTGTCCTTCACGGTCTCCGAGGGCGGCGGCGTCCCCGCGCCCAACTGTCCCGAATTCGACGAGCGGTTGACGGTGATCGTCGGAACGGTCGACACGGGCATACCGAACCGCGTCACCAACAACCGGTGCCGCATCAACGAGTTGATCGAGGACGAGAAGGAGTGGACGTCCCACGCGCTCTTCCTCAAGCACGTCAAGGGCGTCACCGACAAGCTCCTGAAGACGGGTGAGATCGACCAGCGCGAGTACAACAAGATCAACCGCGCCGCCAAGCAGTCCGGCATCGGCAAGCCCGGTCAGACGGACGGCTACCGCAAGCTCTTCGACGGCACCCAGGCGTCCCTGAACAAGTGGGAGCAGGTGGGCGGCGGCAAGTTCGGCCTGAACGCCGACGGCACGATCACCAGCAGCACCACGGTCCAGGGCATGGGCATGCTGTGGTTCCCCGAGCGGAAGTACGGCGACTTCTCCCTGAAGCTCCAGTGGCGCGACGACGCGCCGGGCAACGGCAACACCAACTCCGGTGTCTTCGTGCGCTTCCCGCAGGTCCACGACCACCCGGAGGAATCACGTCCGGAGTGGGTCGCCATCAAGTACGGGCACGAGATCCAGGTCCACGACCGCCCCGACGGCGACATGTACAAGACGGCGTCTATCTACGGCTTCGACCGGGTCGGCCTGGCGGGCGCCGGTGTCACCCCGAAGGGGACGTGGAACGACTACGAGATCCGCGTGGTCGACCAGCACTACTCGGTCTACCGCAACGGCGTGCTGCTCAACGAGTTCGACAACACCGGCGGGCAGGAGTTCGTCCCCGCGCGCTCCGACGATCCCGGCACGGACGGACGGCGGTTCGCGTCCGGCTACGTCGGGCTCCAGGTGCACGGTGTGACGGACGTGGTGTCCTACCGGGACATCAGGATCAAGGAACTGTAG
- a CDS encoding MarR family winged helix-turn-helix transcriptional regulator: MAAVDLATHPGHLARRLQQAHYLLWNTMVSEEITSPQFAVLNALVAEPGLDQRTVGERVGLDRSTVAEVISRLIRRELLDKVRDPGDGRRYLLRLTDEGGRTHRKLTLRTARMNQVFLAPLSADEQGVFFDLIQRVADAAEGLRNPGEDRSRRPGEPATAARG, translated from the coding sequence ATGGCCGCGGTGGACCTTGCCACCCACCCCGGGCACCTGGCCCGGCGGCTGCAGCAGGCGCACTACCTCCTGTGGAACACGATGGTCTCCGAGGAGATCACCTCGCCCCAGTTCGCCGTGCTCAACGCCCTGGTCGCCGAACCCGGCCTCGACCAGCGGACCGTGGGGGAGCGGGTGGGGCTCGACCGCTCGACCGTCGCCGAGGTCATCAGCAGGCTGATCCGGCGCGAACTGCTCGACAAGGTCCGCGACCCGGGGGACGGCCGCCGCTATCTGCTGCGGCTCACCGACGAGGGCGGGCGCACGCACCGCAAGCTCACCCTGCGGACGGCGCGGATGAACCAGGTCTTCCTCGCGCCGCTCTCCGCCGACGAGCAGGGCGTGTTCTTCGATCTGATCCAGCGGGTCGCGGACGCGGCGGAGGGGCTGCGCAACCCGGGAGAAGACAGGTCGCGCCGGCCGGGCGAACCGGCAACGGCCGCGCGGGGCTGA